The proteins below come from a single Juglans regia cultivar Chandler chromosome 12, Walnut 2.0, whole genome shotgun sequence genomic window:
- the LOC108992391 gene encoding protein FAR1-RELATED SEQUENCE 5-like: MDPDEQASTVESSVGAELFYERDMILEPFEGMEFESEDAAKIFYDDYARRVGFVMRVMSCRRSERDGKILARRLGCNKEGHCVSIRGKFGPVRKPRPSTREGCKAMIHVKYDKSGKWVITKFVKDHNHPLVVSPREARQTMDEKDKRIQELTAELRNKKRLCATYQEQLNAFMKIVEEHSQQLSKKVQNVVENLKEFESIEQELLHHRI; the protein is encoded by the exons A TGGATCCTGATGAGCAGGCCAGCACTGTGGAGAGTTCTGTTGGAGCAGAGTTGTTCTATGAAAGGGATATGATTCTAGAGCCATTTGAGGGTATGGAATTTGAATCCGAAGATGCTGCCAAAATATTCTATGATGACTATGCTCGTCGGGTAGGATTTGTCATGCGTGTGATGTCTTGTCGTCGCTCTGAAAGAGATGGGAAAATTCTTGCCCGCCGGCTTGGATGTAATAAGGAGGGCCATTGTGTTAGCATCCGCGGTAAGTTTGGGCCAGTTAGAAAGCCAAGGCCAAGCACAAGGGAAGGTTGCAAGGCAATGATTCATGTAAAGTACGATAAGTCTGGAAAATGGGTGATAACTAAATTTGTAAAGGACCATAATCACCCACTTGTTGTGTCCCCGCGTGAAGCTCGTCAAACGATG GATGAAAAGGACAAAAGAATCCAGGAATTAACTGCTGAGCTGCGGAATAAGAAACGGTTATGTGCAACGTACCAAGAACAGTTAAATGCATTCATGAAAATTGTTGAAGAGCACAGTCAACAGTTATCGAAGAAAGTACAAAATGTAGTTGAAAACCTTAAAGAATTTGAGTCGATAGAACAGGAGCTTCTACACCATAGAATATAG